The proteins below come from a single Corylus avellana chromosome ca3, CavTom2PMs-1.0 genomic window:
- the LOC132175293 gene encoding protein translation factor SUI1 homolog, which yields MVELDVQIPSAFDPFADAENLDATGAKEYVHIRIQQRNGKKCLTTVQGLKGNFSYDKILKDVKKQFCCNGNVVQDKVMGKIIQLQGDQRKNVSHFLVQAGIVKKEQIKIHGF from the coding sequence ATGGTTGAACTAGACGTCCAGATCCCCTCTGCTTTCGACCCATTTGCTGACGCCGAGAACTTGGATGCCACCGGAGCCAAAGAGTATGTGCACATCCGCATCCAGCAGAGGAATGGGAAGAAGTGCCTAACCACAGTGCAAGGCCTCAAGGGGAACTTCAGCTACGACAAGATCCTCAAGGACGTTAAGAAACAGTTCTGCTGCAATGGGAATGTGGTGCAGGACAAGGTGATGGGAAAGATCATCCAGCTCCAAGGGGATCAACGCAAGAACGTGTCTCATTTTCTTGTGCAGGCTGGGATTGTGAAGAAGGAGCAGATCAAGATACATGGTTTTTAA
- the LOC132176039 gene encoding AUGMIN subunit 4, whose protein sequence is MVKGLVLQGGQTLPADVAQVIDQLERHCFAPDGSLVPKPAFYDLQLAREEMSRERLRYLEAMAIYCEAIAMVEEYQQVVSVRGDVQGLYPQQLGLNNSPQVYKTLEHRMVVAEAAQKLRLPLISKDGEVQEDDIEKLSIMSRSSLDSTSTSVTTSSSSNSTNYTTANSTASVANIGSSAGDVVEPGVGGVSNRFLGITPAYLWQTELQQLPFSVDMGDYQMSLSREIEARLKDKCDKLGDAFIMDDIDSSSGHQSSSARLPERVKLIIEEIEREEAALREDLYSADRKFAEYYNVLEQILGVLIKLVKDLKLQHQHKYDELQKTWLCKRCETMSAKLRVLEHVLLLETYTQESIPALHKIRKYLLEATEEASIAYNKAVTRLREYQGVDPHFDTIARQYHDIVKKLENMQWTIHQVEMDLKRLPDQQTT, encoded by the exons ATGGTGAAGGGACTGGTGCTACAAGGCGGGCAAACCCTGCCAGCCGACGTGGCGCAGGTGATCGATCAGCTGGAGCGCCACTGCTTCGCCCCCGATGGTTCCCTCGTCCCCAAACCCGCCTTCTACGACCTTCAACTC GCAAGAGAGGAAATGTCGAGGGAAAGGCTGCGGTACTTGGAAGCCATG GCAATCTATTGCGAGGCCATTGCGATGGTGGAGGAGTATCAGCAGGTGGTTTCCGTGCGTGGCGACGTCCAGGGTTTGTACCCGCAGCAGCTTGGCTTGAACAACTCCCCTCAG GTATATAAGACTTTAGAGCATCGAATGGTTGTCGCAGAAGCAGCTCAAAAGTTGAGGCTTCCTCTTATCTCCAAAGATGGTGAAGTTCAGGAGGATGACATTGAAAAACTGAGTATAATGTCACGAAGCTCTCTTGACAGCACAAGTACCAGTGTCACAACCAGCTCGAGCTCAAACTCAACGAATTATACAACTGCAAATAGCACTGCTAGTGTGGCAAATATCGGTTCTAGTGCTGGTGATGTGGTGGAACCTGGAGTTGGCGGTGTTTCTAATCGCTTTCTTGGAATCACACCTGCTTACTTATGGCAAACGGAGCTCCAGCAATTGCCATTTTCCGTG GATATGGGAGACTACCAGATGTCTCTTTCTCGTGAGATCGAGGCTCGTTTGAAAGATAAGTGTGATAAGTTAGGCGATGCCTTTATAATGGACGATATTG ACTCATCATCTGGGCATCAATCTTCAAGTGCTCGGCTTCCAGAAAG GGTAAAGTTGATAATCGAGGAGATTGAAAGGGAAGAAGCAGCTCTGCGGGAGGACCTCTATTCTGCTGATAGAAAATTTGCTGAATACTATAAT GTCTTAGAGCAGATACTTGGAGTTCTTATTAAGCTTGTTAAAGATTTGAAATTGCAACATCAACATAAATAC GATGAATTGCAAAAAACATGGCTGTGCAAAAGGTGTGAGACCATGAGCGCAAAATTGAG GGTTCTGGAGCATGTTCTCCTGCTTGAAACGTATACCCAGGAGTCAATACCAGCCCTTCATAAAATAAG GAAGTATCTTCTTGAGGCTACAGAAGAAGCTTCTATTGCCTATAATAAAGCG GTTACACGTCTTCGTGAGTATCAAGGGGTCGATCCTCACTTTGACACTATTGCGAGGCAGTACCACGATATCGTAAAG AAATTGGAAAACATGCAATGGACAATCCACCAAGTTGAAATGGACCTGAAACGCTTACCAGATCAGCAAACCACATGA
- the LOC132174926 gene encoding uncharacterized protein LOC132174926 isoform X2, which yields MEKGEDLKAVRKSVEKLNLNSDSKSSRKITTLQSSRLPKKTKPPTLFSLCLGVVGKHLEDIIEDLGEIAINFPADTKMAIGAIARRRRLLNDDVVISLADTSWEVLDISGSDVSDLGLVKVVEKCKFLRAVDISRCDKITITGFSELVENCHSLETLRCGGSPRSDYTVRRCLGIFKPKLIDTNGDSWEELDATKIANGAGSLRWLVWPKIDKDSLEILSAECPRIMVNPKPSPFGFRGEGVPREALPNITLDDPGVKDIDPTTWAVCGFNPKTLSPSLSSHPEMSVAEKFRLAFVERDTRLAPKRAKNARQHQRRAEREWMMTSPRAKALALASQASKSLHGRN from the exons ATGGAAAAAGGCGAAGACTTGAAGGCCGTGAGGAAATCAGTGGAGAAGCTGAATTTGAATTCCGATTCCAAATCTTCGAGAAAAATCACCACCCTGCAATCCTCTA GATTACCTAAGAAGACAAAGCCTCCAACTTTGTTTAGCTTGTGCCTAGGAGTTGTCGGGAAGCATTTGGAGGATATCATTGAAGACTTGGGTGAGATTGCCATCAACTTTCCCGCAGATACTAAG ATGGCAATTGGAGCAATTGCCAGGAGAAGAAGGCTGCTCAATGATGATGTCGTCATCTCTTTGGCTGATACTTCCTGGGAAGTTCTTGACATTTCTGGTTCAGATGTCTCTGATCTTGGCTTAGTGAAAGTGGTGGAAAAGTGCAAATTTCTCCGAGCTGTGGATATTAG TCGGTGCGATAAAATTACAATCACTGGTTTTTCTGAACTTGTGGAGAATTGCCATTCATTAGAGACATTAAGATGCGG AGGTTCCCCAAGGAGTGACTACACTGTACGCAGATGCTTGGGTATATTTAAACCAAAGTTGATTGACACCAATGGCGATTCATGGGAGGAGCTTGATGCCACAAAAATTGCCAATGGTGCAGGGTCATTGCGGTGGCTTGTGTGG CCAAAGATTGATAAAGATTCTTTGGAGATTTTGTCCGCTGAATGTCCACGCATTATGGTGAATCCCAAACCATCACCCTTTGGTTTCAGGGGAGAGGGAGTCCCAAGGGAAGCATTGCCAAATATTACATTGGATGATCCTGGTGTCAAGGATATTGATCCAACAACATGGGCAGTGTGTGGGTTTAATCCAAAGACTCTATCTCCATCTCTTTCAAGCCACCCTGAAATGTCTGTTGCTGAAAAATTTAGACTTGCATTTGTGGAAAGAGACACTCGGTTAGCACCGAAGCGAGCAAAAAACGCAAGGCAACATCAGCGGCGTGCGGAGAGGGAGTGGATGATGACAAGTCCAAGAGCCAAGGCATTAGCTCTGGCCTCACAAGCCAGCAAATCTCTACACGGTCGGAACTAA
- the LOC132174926 gene encoding uncharacterized protein LOC132174926 isoform X1, protein MEKGEDLKAVRKSVEKLNLNSDSKSSRKITTLQSSTGLPKKTKPPTLFSLCLGVVGKHLEDIIEDLGEIAINFPADTKMAIGAIARRRRLLNDDVVISLADTSWEVLDISGSDVSDLGLVKVVEKCKFLRAVDISRCDKITITGFSELVENCHSLETLRCGGSPRSDYTVRRCLGIFKPKLIDTNGDSWEELDATKIANGAGSLRWLVWPKIDKDSLEILSAECPRIMVNPKPSPFGFRGEGVPREALPNITLDDPGVKDIDPTTWAVCGFNPKTLSPSLSSHPEMSVAEKFRLAFVERDTRLAPKRAKNARQHQRRAEREWMMTSPRAKALALASQASKSLHGRN, encoded by the exons ATGGAAAAAGGCGAAGACTTGAAGGCCGTGAGGAAATCAGTGGAGAAGCTGAATTTGAATTCCGATTCCAAATCTTCGAGAAAAATCACCACCCTGCAATCCTCTA CAGGATTACCTAAGAAGACAAAGCCTCCAACTTTGTTTAGCTTGTGCCTAGGAGTTGTCGGGAAGCATTTGGAGGATATCATTGAAGACTTGGGTGAGATTGCCATCAACTTTCCCGCAGATACTAAG ATGGCAATTGGAGCAATTGCCAGGAGAAGAAGGCTGCTCAATGATGATGTCGTCATCTCTTTGGCTGATACTTCCTGGGAAGTTCTTGACATTTCTGGTTCAGATGTCTCTGATCTTGGCTTAGTGAAAGTGGTGGAAAAGTGCAAATTTCTCCGAGCTGTGGATATTAG TCGGTGCGATAAAATTACAATCACTGGTTTTTCTGAACTTGTGGAGAATTGCCATTCATTAGAGACATTAAGATGCGG AGGTTCCCCAAGGAGTGACTACACTGTACGCAGATGCTTGGGTATATTTAAACCAAAGTTGATTGACACCAATGGCGATTCATGGGAGGAGCTTGATGCCACAAAAATTGCCAATGGTGCAGGGTCATTGCGGTGGCTTGTGTGG CCAAAGATTGATAAAGATTCTTTGGAGATTTTGTCCGCTGAATGTCCACGCATTATGGTGAATCCCAAACCATCACCCTTTGGTTTCAGGGGAGAGGGAGTCCCAAGGGAAGCATTGCCAAATATTACATTGGATGATCCTGGTGTCAAGGATATTGATCCAACAACATGGGCAGTGTGTGGGTTTAATCCAAAGACTCTATCTCCATCTCTTTCAAGCCACCCTGAAATGTCTGTTGCTGAAAAATTTAGACTTGCATTTGTGGAAAGAGACACTCGGTTAGCACCGAAGCGAGCAAAAAACGCAAGGCAACATCAGCGGCGTGCGGAGAGGGAGTGGATGATGACAAGTCCAAGAGCCAAGGCATTAGCTCTGGCCTCACAAGCCAGCAAATCTCTACACGGTCGGAACTAA
- the LOC132173883 gene encoding aconitate hydratase, cytoplasmic-like: MRDAMKKLGADPNKINPLVPVDLVLDHSVQVDVNRSENAVQDKMELEFLRNKERYTFLKWGSSAFHKMLVVPPGSGIAQQVNLEYLGRVVFNTDGILYPDSVVGTDSHTTMIAGLGVAGWRVGGLEAEATMLGQPMSMVLPEVVGFKLSGKLRNGVTAADLALTVAQMLRKHRAYNSFVEFYGEGMGELSVADRATIADMALEYKAIMGFFPVDHVTLQYLKFTGRSDETVSMIEAYLRANKMFVDYNEPQQERAYTSSLLLDLADVELCVSGINRPLEVVSLKEMKAHWHACLDYNRGFEGFGIPKEKQDKVAKFSFHGEPYELKHGSVVISAITSCTNTSNPSVMLGAGLVAKKACELGLQVKPWIKTSLAPGSGVVTKYLLQSGLQKYLNELGFHIVGYGCTTRIGNYGELDESVASAISENDIIAAAVISGIRNFRRRFHPLTRANYLASPPLVVAYALAGTVDIDFDKEPIGTGKDGKSVYFKDIWPSNEEIVEVVQSSVLPDMFKSTYEVITKGNPMWNQLSNPSSTLYSWDPMSTYIHEPPYFKDMTMDPPGPNGVKNAYCLIKFHDLLDTDWIAAAGRIDKDSPAAKYLLERGVAPMDFNTYDSRRGNDEVMARGTFANIHLVNNLLKEEEEEERGPKTIHFPTGEVLNVFDAAMKYKAAGQDTIVLAGAFFGSGSSPDWAAKGPALLGVKAVIARHFDSTYRSNLVRMGIIPLCFNGGHYANTLRLTGRERYSIDLPSKISEIRPGQDVIVTTDTGKSFTCTVCFDTKAELSYFDHGGIFPYVIRNLIKK; the protein is encoded by the exons ATGCGGGATGCTATGAAAAAGCTCGGCGCTGATCCTAACAAGATCAATCCATTG GTTCCCGTAGATCTTGTTCTTGATCATTCTGTTCAAGTTGATGTCAACAGGTCTGAAAATGCAGTACAGGATAAAATGGAACTTGAGTTTCTGAGAAATAAGGAGAGATATACTTTTCTTAAGTGGGGATCTTCTGCTTTCCATAAGATGCTTGTTGTTCCTCCTGGTTCTGGAATTGCTCAGCAG GTTAATCTGGAATACCTTGGGAGGGTTGTTTTTAACACTGATGGCATTCTGTACCCTGATAGTGTGGTTGGTACTGATTCCCACACAACTATGATTGCTGGGTTGGGAGTTGCAGGCTGGAGAGTTGGAGGATTAGAAGCTGAGGCAACAATGCTTGGTCAG CCAATGAGCATGGTGTTGCCTGAAGTTGTTGGATTCAAGTTGTCGGGGAAACTACGTAATGGTGTCACCGCTGCTGACTTAGCTTTAACTGTGGCCCAAATGTTGAGGAAGCATCGTGCTTATAACAGCTTTGTTGAGTTTTATG GTGAGGGTATGGGTGAATTATCAGTAGCTGATAGGGCCACCATTGCTGACATGGCTCTTGAATATAAGGCAATCATGGGCTTCTTCCCTGTTGATCATGTCACTTTGCAGTATCTCAAATTCACTGGAAGAAGTGATGAGAca GTATCAATGATAGAAGCATATTTACGTGCAAACAAAATGTTTGTTGACTACAATGAG CCTCAACAAGAAAGAGCATATACATCTTCTCTGCTGTTGGACTTGGCAGATGTTGAACTCTGCGTTTCAGGAATAAACCG GCCTCTTGAAGTAGTTTCGTTGAAAGAGATGAAGGCTCACTGGCATGCATGTCTAGATTACAACCGTGGATTTGAG GGCTTTGGTATACCAAAGGAAAAACAGGATAAGGTGGCAAAATTTTCGTTCCATGGAGAACCATATGAACTTAAGCATGGTAGTGTGGTCATCTCAGCTATTACGAGTTGTACGAACACATCAAACCCTAGTGTCATGCTCGGGGCTGGTCTTGTTGCAAAGAAAGCTTGTGAACTTGGTTTGCAG GTTAAACCGTGGATTAAAACAAGTCTTGCACCTGGTTCTGGAGTTGTTACAAAATATCTGCTCCAGAG TGGTCTGCAAAAATACTTGAACGAGCTGGGCTTTCATATTGTTGGTTATGGCTGCACAACACGTATTGGCAATTATGGGGAACTTGATGAATCAGTCGCTTCTGCAATTTCAGAAAATG ACATTATTGCTGCTGCTGTTATTTCTGGAATCCGAAACTTCCGTCGCCGTTTTCATCCATTAACAAGAGCTAACTATCTTGCTTCACCTCCTTTGGTTGTTGCCTATGCACTTGCTGGCACG GTTGACATTGACTTTGATAAAGAGCCAATTGGAACAGGGAAAGATGGGAAGAGTGTATACTTCAAAGATATCTGGCCCAGTAATGAAGAAATCGTAGAG GTTGTCCAATCTAGCGTGTTGCCTGATATGTTCAAGAGTACTTATGAGGTTATCACAAAGGGCAACCCTATGTGGAATCAGCTGTCAAACCCTTCTTCCACTCTTTACTCTTGGGATCCAATGTCAACCTACATTCATGAGCCACCATATTTCAAGGACATGACTATGGACCCACCTGGTCCAAATGGAGTAAAAAATGCCTACTGCTTGATCAAGTTTCATGACTTGTTAGACACTGATTGGATAGCTGCAGCAGGGAGGATCGACAAGGATAGCCCTGCTGCAAAGTATCTCCTTGAGCGTGGGGTTGCTCCCATGGACTTCAATACCTATGATAGTCGTCGTGGCAATGATGAAGTCATGGCAAGGGGTACCTTTGCCAACATTCATCTTGTCAACAACCtcttgaaagaagaagaagaagaagaaaggggcCCAAAGACAATTCACTTCCCAACAGGAGAGGTGCTTAATGTGTTTGATGCAGCAATG AAGTACAAGGCTGCTGGGCAGGACACCATTGTCTTAGCTGGAGCATTTTTTGGAAGTGGCAGCTCTCCAGATTGGGCTGCTAAGGGTCCAGCGCTGCTG GGAGTGAAAGCTGTGATAGCGAGGCACTTTGATAGTACTTATCGCAGCAATCTTGTGCGAATGGGGATCATTCCACTTTGTTTCAATGGTGGTCATTATGCTAACACACTTAGATTGACGGGTCGTGAGCGCTACTCAATAGACCTTCCCAGCAAAATCAGTGAGATAAGGCCTGGCCAAGATGTAATTGTGACAACTGACACGGGCAAATCTTTCACTTGCACGGTCTGCTTCGATACCAAG GCGGAGTTGTCATATTTTGATCATGGTGGCATTTTTCCATACGTCATCCGAAACCTGATCAAAAAGTAA